A stretch of the Flavobacterium aquiphilum genome encodes the following:
- a CDS encoding glycoside hydrolase family 88/105 protein, with amino-acid sequence MKHNFQNLFICLGLLIFVNLRVSGQNPVETKNSIVIPSSLKWSERMALSIMKRHPEAWQIDNHPEPKWDYKIGMILTGYEKLYNKTKDPKYFDYIKGYADKFIDEAGTIKNFDPSNHSLDNINAGKILFGLYNKTKEEKYLTALKTLRKNFDDYPRTQSGGFWHKKIYPNQMWLDGLYMGEPFYARYTSEFEKGEKLNDVAHQFELLHDHAFDKKTGLYFHAWDESKQMPWANKETGTAPHVWLRALGWYAMALVDALDYFPKNHPKQKELVQYLNELATVVSKYQDPSGLWYQVPDLPNKKGNYWEASGSSMLVYAFAKGVHKGYLPVKFQKVANKGFNGLTGKLIKVDKYGEIHITQVCASAGLGGNPYRDGSFEYYINEKITTDNSHGLGAFLLAAIELNK; translated from the coding sequence ATGAAACATAATTTTCAAAACCTATTTATCTGTTTAGGGTTGTTGATTTTCGTCAACCTAAGAGTTTCGGGGCAAAATCCAGTTGAGACAAAGAATTCTATCGTGATTCCGTCCTCTTTAAAATGGTCTGAAAGAATGGCTCTTTCCATAATGAAAAGACATCCTGAAGCTTGGCAAATCGATAATCATCCGGAACCAAAATGGGATTATAAAATTGGAATGATTTTAACCGGTTATGAAAAGTTATACAACAAAACCAAAGATCCTAAATATTTCGATTATATAAAAGGTTATGCCGACAAATTCATTGATGAGGCAGGTACAATCAAAAATTTTGACCCCTCAAACCACAGCCTCGACAATATAAATGCAGGAAAAATTCTTTTCGGGCTATATAATAAAACAAAAGAGGAAAAGTATCTTACTGCATTAAAAACTTTAAGAAAAAACTTTGACGATTATCCAAGAACGCAATCGGGAGGCTTTTGGCACAAAAAAATCTATCCAAACCAAATGTGGCTTGACGGTTTATACATGGGTGAACCTTTTTACGCCCGTTATACTTCCGAATTTGAAAAAGGTGAAAAATTAAACGATGTAGCCCATCAATTTGAATTATTGCATGACCATGCATTTGACAAAAAAACCGGTTTATATTTTCACGCCTGGGATGAAAGTAAACAAATGCCATGGGCTAACAAAGAAACCGGGACTGCACCTCATGTTTGGTTAAGAGCTCTTGGATGGTACGCAATGGCATTGGTTGATGCATTGGATTATTTCCCAAAAAACCATCCAAAACAAAAAGAATTGGTACAATATTTAAACGAACTGGCAACTGTTGTTAGCAAATACCAAGATCCATCCGGCTTATGGTATCAAGTTCCCGATTTACCAAACAAAAAAGGAAATTATTGGGAAGCTTCGGGTTCTTCTATGTTAGTTTACGCTTTCGCAAAAGGGGTGCACAAAGGTTATTTACCTGTCAAATTTCAGAAGGTTGCCAATAAAGGTTTCAATGGTTTGACAGGCAAACTTATAAAAGTGGACAAATACGGCGAAATCCATATTACTCAAGTATGCGCAAGCGCCGGATTGGGCGGAAATCCATATCGAGACGGCTCCTTTGAATATTATATCAATGAAAAAATCACAACCGACAATTCACATGGACTAGGAGCTTTTCTTTTAGCTGCAATAGAATTAAACAAGTAG
- a CDS encoding glycoside hydrolase family 88/105 protein, with protein sequence MSNSKQSFFKATMLFLSFALLSCKTIAQEPAKSAEIKISSNMKWSDKMALTLMKRHPESYMIDDAKNPKWDYVHGLVLHSIEELNKKNPDPRYAAYIKAYADVLVQNDGTIKTYELDNYNIDMVVAGRLLFDLYKTTKDNRYLTALQTLKKQLEGQPRTNSGGFWHKKIYPNQMWLDGLYMGEPFYAQYTVTFENGKNLDDVAKQFEQIQLHATDPKTGLLYHGWDESKKMPWANKETGNSPNFWSRALGWYVMALVDVLDYFPKDHPKQKELVGYLNNACESLAKFQDKSGLWYQVTDKGGEKGNYLEASGSSMFAYAFAKGANKGYLPAKFKKLANNAFDGLTKQLIKVDADGTITLTQACQVAGLGGTPYRDGSYEYYVNEKKKDNDPKATGPFILAALELNR encoded by the coding sequence ATGTCAAACAGCAAACAATCCTTTTTTAAAGCAACAATGCTTTTTCTTTCATTTGCACTTCTAAGCTGTAAAACTATCGCTCAAGAACCCGCAAAAAGTGCTGAAATTAAAATTTCATCAAATATGAAATGGTCGGATAAAATGGCCTTGACTTTGATGAAACGCCATCCGGAATCTTATATGATTGACGATGCCAAAAATCCAAAATGGGACTATGTTCATGGCTTGGTTTTACATTCAATTGAAGAATTAAACAAAAAGAATCCTGACCCAAGATATGCTGCTTACATAAAAGCTTACGCAGATGTTTTGGTACAAAATGATGGTACAATCAAAACTTACGAATTAGACAACTACAATATTGATATGGTTGTGGCTGGACGCTTATTGTTTGATCTATATAAAACAACAAAAGATAACCGCTACTTAACTGCGCTGCAAACGCTCAAAAAACAACTTGAAGGTCAACCAAGAACCAACAGCGGTGGATTTTGGCACAAAAAAATATATCCAAACCAAATGTGGCTGGATGGTTTGTACATGGGAGAGCCTTTCTATGCTCAATACACTGTCACTTTTGAAAACGGAAAAAACTTGGACGACGTAGCCAAACAATTTGAACAAATTCAGTTGCACGCCACAGACCCAAAAACAGGACTATTGTATCACGGTTGGGACGAAAGCAAAAAAATGCCTTGGGCTAACAAAGAAACTGGAAATTCACCAAATTTCTGGTCAAGAGCTTTAGGATGGTATGTAATGGCACTTGTTGACGTATTGGATTATTTCCCAAAAGATCATCCAAAACAAAAAGAATTAGTAGGCTATTTAAACAATGCTTGCGAAAGTCTTGCCAAATTCCAAGACAAATCTGGTTTGTGGTACCAAGTAACTGATAAAGGTGGTGAAAAAGGAAACTATTTGGAAGCTTCTGGATCTTCGATGTTTGCTTACGCTTTCGCAAAAGGAGCGAATAAAGGTTATTTACCTGCAAAATTTAAAAAATTGGCCAATAATGCTTTTGATGGTTTGACTAAGCAATTAATAAAAGTTGATGCCGACGGAACAATAACATTGACTCAAGCTTGTCAAGTAGCCGGTCTAGGAGGAACTCCATACAGAGATG
- a CDS encoding alpha/beta hydrolase — protein sequence MRKIALLLILISTAIQAQTSFVIDTTYTPKSVYNKEKKTYPFISIVQPRQYSNIKEKKEILYSEISGRKLRLDAYFCSNNTQNPAIVILHGGGWKSGNKSQMEIFAQEVASKGFSCFTIEYRLSQEAKYPTAIFDVKKAIRYIKINAAQFNVNPSKIAVLGCSSGGQMAALIGTTNNNSHFEEKEKNNKTSSAVQAIIDIDGILAFKHPESKEGEIAGLWLGGSYEEKPEIWKEASALTHTDKHTPPTLFINSSKERFHAGRDDMIAILNKYKIYNEVKTIENSPHSFWFLNPWFDETVTYTTQFLNKVFK from the coding sequence ATGAGAAAAATAGCACTACTATTAATTTTGATTTCGACAGCTATTCAAGCTCAGACTTCGTTTGTTATTGACACAACTTACACCCCAAAAAGTGTTTACAATAAGGAAAAGAAAACGTACCCGTTCATTAGCATTGTACAGCCCAGGCAGTATTCTAACATTAAAGAGAAAAAAGAGATACTATATTCAGAAATAAGTGGTCGAAAATTACGTTTAGACGCTTATTTTTGTAGTAACAACACTCAAAATCCTGCAATCGTGATACTACACGGCGGAGGGTGGAAATCAGGAAACAAGTCGCAAATGGAAATCTTTGCTCAAGAGGTGGCTTCAAAAGGTTTTTCATGCTTCACGATAGAATACCGATTGTCACAGGAAGCAAAATATCCTACAGCCATTTTTGATGTAAAAAAAGCAATTCGTTACATTAAAATCAATGCTGCCCAATTTAATGTTAATCCATCCAAAATAGCTGTTTTAGGCTGTTCATCGGGAGGACAAATGGCAGCTCTAATAGGCACAACAAACAACAACAGCCATTTTGAAGAAAAAGAAAAAAACAACAAAACATCATCTGCTGTCCAAGCAATTATAGATATTGATGGCATACTAGCCTTTAAGCACCCCGAATCCAAAGAAGGTGAAATAGCGGGTTTATGGTTAGGTGGTAGTTATGAAGAGAAACCAGAAATTTGGAAAGAAGCATCAGCCTTAACCCACACCGACAAACACACACCTCCTACCCTATTCATAAATAGCAGCAAGGAGCGATTTCATGCGGGAAGGGATGATATGATTGCTATTTTAAACAAATATAAAATATATAATGAAGTCAAAACAATTGAAAATTCACCTCATTCTTTCTGGTTCCTAAATCCTTGGTTTGATGAAACAGTAACTTACACCACTCAATTTTTAAATAAAGTTTTCAAATAA